In Solanum stenotomum isolate F172 chromosome 6, ASM1918654v1, whole genome shotgun sequence, one DNA window encodes the following:
- the LOC125867130 gene encoding casein kinase 1-like protein 1 yields METRVGNKYRLGRKIGSGSFGEIYLGTNIQTNEEVAIKLENVKTKHPQLLYESKLYRILQGGTGIPNVRWYGVEGDYNVLVMDLLGPSLEDLFNFCSRKLSLKTVLMLADQMINRIEFVHSKSFLHRDIKPDNFLMGLGRRANQVYIIDFGLAKKYRDTSTHQHIPYRENKNLTGTARYASMNTHLGIEQSRRDDLESLGYVLMYFLRGSLPWQGLKAGTKKQKYDKISEKKVSTSIEALCRGYPNEFASYFHYCRSLRFEDKPDYAYLKRIFRDLFIREGFQFDYVFDWTILKYQQSQIAAPPSRLLGTGAGTSSGMPPVIPSAERPSGEEEGRQPADASRRRYSGQLVNAGSLSKQKSPLRNDSTSKDAMLPSSTFLGRSSGSLRRGLVSGSRETFTVGNDSDPTRSRTPEASPATMHKISSGQRISPLVGSSDPKHASSGPGVKNYESTLKGIESLHFDEEDKGH; encoded by the exons GAAAATGTCAAAACAAAGCATCCTCAGTTGCTATATGAGTCAAAGTTGTATAGAATTTTGCAGGGAGGAA CTGGAATACCAAATGTGAGGTGGTACGGTGTGGAAGGAGATTACAATGTTCTAGTCATGGATTTGCTTGGACCCAGTCTTGaagatttatttaatttttgcagTAGGAAACTTTCCCTGAAGACAGTTCTGATGCTTGCAGATCAAATG ATAAATCGCATTGAGTTTGTTCATTCTAAATCATTCTTGCATCGAGATATTAAACCAGACAATTTTCTTATGGGCTTGGGAAGGCGTGCAAATCAG GTCTACATAATAGACTTTGGTCTGGCCAAGAAGTACCGAGACACTTCAACTCACCAACACATACCTTACAG AGAGAACAAAAACTTGACAGGCACTGCAAGATATGCTAGCATGAATACTCACCTTGGTATTG AACAAAGCAGGAGAGATGATTTGGAATCTCTTGGATATGTACTGATGTACTTCCTAAGGGGAAG TCTTCCTTGGCAAGGGCTGAAAGCAGGAACTAAGAAGCAGAAGTATGATAAAATTAGTGAAAAGAAGGTGTCAACATCTATTGAG GCTTTATGCCGGGGTTATCCTAATGAATTTGCATCCTATTTCCATTATTGTCGTTCACTACGCTTTGAGGATAAACCAGATTATGCTTATCTGAAGAGAATATTTCGTGACCTCTTCATCCGCGAAG GCTTTCAGTTTGACTATGTTTTTGATTGGACCATATTGAAATATCAGCAATCCCAAATCGCAGCTCCTCCTTCCCGACTTCTT GGCACTGGTGCTGGAACCAGCTCAGGCATGCCCCCAGTTATCCCTAGTGCAGAAAGGCCGTCAG GTGAGGAAGAAGGAAGACAACCAGCAGATGCTTCTCGAAGGAGATATTCTGGGCAGCTTGTAAATGCAGGAAGTTTGTCCAAGCAGAAAAGTCCTCTCAGAAATGATTCTACCAGCAAGGATGCTATG TTGCCAAGCTCCACTTTCCTGGGACGATCAAGTGGATCATTGCGGCGAGGTCTAGTGTCTGGCAGCCGTGAGACTTTCACTGTAGGAAATGACTCTGATCCTACACGTTCTCGAACGCCTGAGGCTAGTCCAGCGACCATGCACAAAATATCAAGTGGACAGAGAATCTCCCCTCTTGTTGGATCATCAGATCCTAAACATGCTTCATCTGGTCCTGGTGTGAAGAACTATGAATCCACACTTAAAGGAATTGAGAGCCTACATTTCGATGAGGAAGACAAGGGTCACTAA
- the LOC125867132 gene encoding eukaryotic initiation factor 4A-15 — MAGSAPEGSQFDARQFDSKMNELLSADDGQDFFTSYDEIYDSFDAMGLQENLLRGIYAYGFEKPSAIQQRGIVPFCKGLDVIQQAQSGTGKTATFCSGILQQLNYELLECQALVLAPTRELAQQIEKVMRALGDYLGVKVHACVGGTSVREDQRILSSGVHVVVGTPGRVFDMLRRQSLRPDHIKMFVLDEADEMLSRGFKDQIYDIFQLLPPKIQVGVFSATMPPEALEITRKFMNKPVRILVKRDELTLEGIKQFYVNVDKEEWKLETLCDLYETLAITQSVIFVNTRRKVDWLTDKMRSRDHTVSATHGDMDQNTRDIIMREFRSGSSRVLITTDLLARGIDVQQVSLVINYDLPTQPENYLHRIGRSGRFGRKGVAINFVTKDDERMLSDIQRFYNVVIEELPANVADLL, encoded by the exons ATGGCAGGCTCAGCCCCAGAAGGATCACAGTTTGATGCTCGTCAATTCGACTCAAAAATGAATGAGTT GCTTTCAGCTGATGATGGCCAAGATTTCTTTACCTCATACGATGAGATTTATGATAGTTTTGATGCCATGGGTTTGCAGGAGAACCTTCTCAGGGGCATTTATGCATACG GTTTTGAGAAACCCTCCGCAATCCAGCAAAGAGGAATTGTACCCTTTTGCAAAGGTCTTGATGTAATTCAACAGGCTCAGTCTGGAACTGGGAAGACTGCCACATTTTGTTCTGGAATTCTGCAGCAACTTAACTATGAACTTCTGGAATGTCAAGCTTTGGTCTTGGCACCTACTCGGGAGCTTGCACAACAAATTGAAAAGGTCATGAGGGCACTAGGTGACTACCTTGGTGTCAAGGTACATGCCTGTGTGGGAGGAACCAGTGTTCGGGAGGATCAACGCATCCTTTCAAGTGGTGTTCATGTTGTTGTGGGAACACCTGGACGTGTATTTGACATGCTGAGAAGACAGTCACTTCGCCCTGATCATATAAAGATGTTTGTATTGGATGAGGCTGATGAAATGCTTTCTAGAGGCTTCAAGGATCAG ATCTATGATATTTTCCAGCTCTTGCCTCCTAAGATTCAGGTTGGTGTCTTCTCTGCTACTATGCCCCCTGAGGCACTTGAAATCACaagaaaattcatgaacaaaCCTGTGAGGATTCTTGTGAAGCGTGATGAGCTGACGTTAGAAGGTATCAAGCAGTTCTATGTGAATGTGGACAAGGAAGAATGGAAGCTTGAAACCCTGTGTGACCTGTATGAAACATTAGCCATTACCCAGAGTGTGATCTTTGTGAATACTCGTCGCAAAGTTGACTGGTTGACAGACAAGATGCGAAGCAGAGACCATACAGTGTCAGCTACCCATGGTGACATGGACCAGAACACTAGAGATATTATAATGCGTGAATTCCGTTCTGGGTCCTCGCGTGTTCTCATCACCACTGATCTTTTGGCGCGAGGAATCGATGTCCAACAAGTCTCGCTGGTCATAAATTATGATCTCCCGACTCAGCCTGAGAATTATCTTCATCGTATTGGACGCAGTGGAAGGTTTGGTAGGAAGGGTGTGGCCATCAACTTTGTAACAAAGGATGATGAGAGGATGCTGTCTGATATTCAGAGATTTTACAACGTTGTTATTGAGGAGCTGCCAGCAAATGTTGCTGATCTCCTGTAA